A window of the Drosophila simulans strain w501 chromosome 2L, Prin_Dsim_3.1, whole genome shotgun sequence genome harbors these coding sequences:
- the LOC6739218 gene encoding reticulocalbin-2: protein MPRNMPLLSLTLCAVALLAAVGPMPAHGAVANSHKHEKHLSKERVKDGIYAPRDAHHHGEDGEHNVEFDHEAIIGNTKEAQEFDSLTPEESKRRLLILIKMMDLNKDEFIDRHELKAWILRSFKKLSEEEAADRFEEIDQDADERITWKEYLQDTYAMEDEDFKKETIDYDSYEDEQKMIKQDKEMFNAADTNKDGVLTLEEFVLFQNPEEHPQMLPILLEHTMQDKDADHDGKINFQEFVGDAASHHDKEWLITEKERFDKDHDSNGDGVLTGDEVLSWIVPSNTAIANDEVDHLFVSTDEDHDDRLSYLEILNNYDTFVGSEATDYGDHLQNINHLSDEL, encoded by the exons atgcctaGGAATATGCCGCTCCTCTCGCTGACCCTCTGTGCCGTCGCCTTGCTGGCCGCCGTGGGTCCCATGCCCGCCCATGGGGCGGTGGCCAACAGTCACAAGCACGAGAAGCACCTCAGCAAGGAGCGGGTCAAGGACGGCATCTACGCCCCCCGGGATGCCCACCACCACGGCGAGGATGGGGAGCACAACGTGGAGTTCGATCACGAGGCCATCATCG gaaacacgAAGGAGGCTCAGGAATTCGACTCGCTTACGCCAGAGGAATCGAAGCGACGCCTGTTAATATTGATCAAAATGATGGATCTGAATAAGGACGAATTTATTGACCGGCATGAGTTGAAAGCCTGGATATTAAGGTCTTTTAA AAAACTGTCGGAGGAAGAAGCCGCTGATCGATTTGAAGAAATAGACCAGGATGCGGACGAGAGAATTACGTGGAAGGAGTATCTCCAGGACACCTACGCCATGGAGGATGAGGACTTTAAGAAGGAGACCATCGACTACGACAGCTACGAGGATGAGCAGAAGATGATCAAGCAGGACAAGGAGATGTTCAATGCGGCCGACACGAACAAGGATGGTGTCCTGACGCTGGAGGAGTTCGTTTTATTCCAAAATCCGGAGGAGCATCCACAAATGTTGCCAATACTGCTGGAGCACACGATGCAGGACAAGGATGCGGATCACGATGGCAAGATCAACTTCCAGGAGTTTGTCGGCGACGCAGCCTCGCACCACGACAAGGAGTGGCTGATCACGGAGAAAGAGCGCTTCGACAAGGATCACGATTCCAATGGCGATGGCGTGCTGACGGGCGATGAGGTCCTATCCTGGATTGTGCCAAGCAATACGGCAATTGCCAACGACGAGGTGGACCATCTCTTTGTCTCCACCGATGAGGATCACGACGATCGCCTGTCCTATCTGGAAATACTCAACAACTACGATACCTTTGTGGGCAGCGAGGCCACCGACTACGGCGACCATTTGCAAAACATTAACCATCTCTCCGACGAGCTGTAG
- the LOC27207560 gene encoding uncharacterized protein LOC27207560, whose amino-acid sequence MPYIIIRGNLASYSHKYPWRVLVSGLKADDIEQLNKFSCGGYSDESTIVYLVHPCRILSALEILGFRVVASSSTAVKQDYNEYMWTMRKEFDEPEPLEAESVVRENLSNIGREAASLGNYHKVDSPE is encoded by the exons ATGCCGTACATAATCATACGGGGGAATCTAGCCTCCTACAGCCACAAATATCCATGGAGGGTGCTCGTCTCCGGGTTGAAAG CTGACGACATCGAGCAGTTGAACAAGTTCTCCTGCGGCGGCTACAGCGACGAATCCACCATCGTCTACCTAGTGCATCCTTGTCGGATTCTATCGGCGCTAGAA ATCCTGGGATTTCGCGTAGTGGCCAGCTCATCGACTGCCGTGAAGCAGGACTACAACGAGTACATGTGGACGATGCGCAAGGAGTTCGACGAACCAGAACCCTTGGAAGCCGAGTCCGTGGTGCGAGAGAATCTATCGAATATTGGCCGCGAGGCAGCCAGTTTAGGCAACTATCACAAGGTGGATTCGCCTGAATAG
- the LOC27208379 gene encoding uncharacterized protein LOC27208379: MSEGATGLKEPQNLNSEVVSTVVSAASAASLNAATAPVPANVVTIPVPILQSEGNFAYVTVKGSLHDYTCTIFGLNQAEVQALSKRFESGVKACVNGIMVAVPPMVMLNTLAQLSYKVVCSCGEAEICWTMQREV, encoded by the coding sequence ATGAGTGAGGGCGCAACCGGGCTGAAGGAACCTCAGAATCTCAATAGCGAAGTAGTTTCGACTGTCGTGTCCGCGGCATCGGCTGCATCCTTGAACGCCGCCACCGCCCCCGTACCGGCCAATGTGGTGACCATACCGGTGCCCATTCTGCAGTCGGAGGGCAACTTTGCCTACGTGACCGTCAAGGGGTCGCTGCACGACTACACCTGCACCATTTTTGGCCTGAATCAGGCGGAAGTTCAAGCCCTGTCCAAGCGCTTCGAGAGCGGTGTTAAGGCGTGCGTCAATGGTATTATGGTGGCAGTGCCGCCCATGGTTATGCTGAACACTCTGGCCCAGCTAAGCTACAAGGTTGTCTGCAGTTGCGGCGAAGCCGAGATTTGTTGGACCATGCAACGTGAGGTCTAA
- the LOC120284189 gene encoding ankyrin repeat domain-containing protein 39, translating to MDPHSADNCKCHKQTQPAQQTLSDMDFDRGIWNAAIYNEVERVREFIKKGQSMDRDGCDYTALHYAARNGNEPICKLLLDEGKADVNAVTKAGATALHRAAMMGHLEIVKLLVEHKANLLLQDECGQTALHRAVMRGHLEVCRILLAKEPTLKLVKDKKDKIAFEYIMENANDDFKLLLKP from the exons ATGGATCCACATAGTGCGGACAACTGCAAGTGCCACAAGCAGACGCAGCCGGCACAGCAGACGTTAAGCGACATGGACTTCGATCGAGGCATCTGGAATGCAG CTATCTATAACGAAGTGGAGCGTGTAAGGGAGTTTATCAAGAAGGGCCAGTCAATGGATCGCGATGGCTGCGACTATACCGCTCTGCACTATGCGGCCCGCAATGGGAACGAGCCCATCTGCAAGCTGCTTCTCGACGAGGGCAAGGCAGACGTGAATGCTGTGACCAAGGCAGGAGCCACCGCGCTGCATCGTGCAGCCATGATGG GCCACTTGGAGATCGTGAAGCTACTGGTCGAGCACAAGGCTAATCTTCTGCTGCAGGACGAGTGCGGACAGACTGCTTTGCATCGAGCAGTGATGCGAGGCCACCTGGAGGTGTGTCGCATTCTGCTGGCGAAGGAGCCGACTCTTAAGCTGGTCAAAGATAAAAAGgacaaaattgcatttgagtACATCATGGAGAACGCCAATGATGACTTTAAGCTGCTGCTGAAGCCCTAA
- the LOC6738945 gene encoding ankyrin-2 isoform X2: protein MEKLEWVDEFENSAENGAVSGEEDSQLYRYYAKTFETTGEFISSQCCVSCREHDPHLYDAEVATPLHYAACWGHEECVRILLEHNAPVNVVNNDGYAPLHMGAGFAGVTELLIKHGALVNAKTLSDGKTALHVAIESKCVESARLLLQTNININDTDDDGETPLMAAIACSMLDVAEELVKRGARINIQDKQNHTALQYAVRGRHCQMAKLLLERGARRLASQHLLHLAVESDVTELVELLLQYGESLSVRNPNNYTPIMLAIHLGRHEMLEYLLNAAEEQRKLGLYSDVNDEGLVLFSVQQRVWVKEFSRILRVLLAKLPSARKDFYGSCAPTIVCGLIYCQSPLSRAINLNRLEVAEFLIHEGCNLAQICRSHVVNELRSNCTPTRLAFARLLCNAGFQFPHKHRPLRKDWPPARLEFEREMCLFGTQPRSLQTIARLEIRRSILRCLQTRPEVQERYLPTQERSSLGRIVDEFAIPATLKRYLSDFDELPLVRGMEPVDIPVVRCTEFWD from the exons ATGGAGAAACTGGAGTGGGTGGATGAGTTCGAGAATAGTGCGGAGAATGGAGCGGTCAGCGGCGAAGAGGATAGCCAGTTGTATCGGTATTATGCGAAAACCTTCGAAACCACCGGAGAGTTCATATCATCCCAGTGCTGTGTCTCCTGTCGCGAACATGATCCGCATCTCTACGATGCCGAGGTGGCCACTCCGCTGCACTACGCCGCCTGCTGGGGCCACGAGGAGTGTGTGCGCATCCTGTTGGAACACAACGCACCCGTCAATGTCGTCAATAACGATGGATACGCGCCGCTCCATATGGGTGCCGGTTTCGCCGGTGTCACCGAGCTACTGATCAAGCACGGAGCCTTGGTGAATGCCAAAACCCTGAGTGATGGCAAGACCGCTCTTCATGTGGCCATCGAAAGCAAGTGTGTGGAATCTGCCCGTCTACTGCTCCAAACGAACATCAACATCAATGACACGGATGATGATGGCGAGACGCCTCTGATGGCGGCCATCGCCTGCAGCATGTTGGACGTAGCTGAAGAGCTGGTGAAGCGAGGTGCTCGCATCAATATCCAGGACAAGCAGAACCACACGGCCTTGCAGTACGCGGTGAGGGGTCGTCACTGCCAGATGGCCAAGTTGCTCTTAGAGCGCGGAGCACGGCGCCTGGCCTCCCAACACCTGCTTCATCTCGCAGTTGAGTCCGACGTGACGGAACTGGTGGAGCTCTTGCTGCAGTACGGCGAGAGTTTGTCCGTAAGGAATCCCAATAACTACACACCCATCATGCTGGCCATCCATCTGGGGCGTCACGAAATGCTGGAGTATCTGCTGAACGCGGCTGAGGAACAGCGCAAGCTCGGACTCTACTCGGATGTCAACGATGAGGGCTTGGTTCTGTTTTCCGTGCAGCAGAGAGTATGGGTTAAGGAGTTTAGCCGCATACTGCGTGTATTGCTCGCCAAACTGCCCAGCGCTCGTAAGGATTTCTATGGCTCCTGTGCTCCGACAATCGTTTGTGGCCTGATTTACTGCCAATCTCCGTTGTCCAGGGCCATCAACCTGAACCGCCTGGAGGTGGCCGAATTCCTCATCCACGAGGGCTGCAATCTGGCGCAGATTTGCCGGTCGCATGTGGTGAATGAGCTCAGATCGAATTGCACACCAACAAGATTGGCCTTTGCCAGGTTGCTAT GTAACgctggcttccagtttccgcACAAGCACCGACCGCTGCGCAAGGACTGGCCACCAGCACGGCTGGAATTCGAGCGGGaaatgtgtttgtttggcaCCCAGCCACGCTCCTTGCAGACCATCGCTCGCCTGGAGATTCGTCGGAGTATCCTGAGATGCCTGCAAACGCGGCCGGAGGTGCAGGAAAGATATCTTCCCACTCAGGAGCGGTCATCGCTGGGCAGGATCGTGGATGAGTTCGCCATACCCGCCACTTTGAAACGCTACCTCAGCGACTTTGACGAATTGCCGCTGGTGCGGGGTATGGAACCGGTCGATATACCTGTTGTTAGATGCACTGAGTTTTGGGATTGA
- the LOC6738945 gene encoding serine/threonine-protein phosphatase 6 regulatory ankyrin repeat subunit A isoform X1, whose amino-acid sequence MLSYDLNERLLTAVQSGDFEQALGCIMQGAQASYVSPTCGRTAVGTAAILGDAELLELLLQSCEEPELNAFHQSNTDSLEIERTPEGMEKLEWVDEFENSAENGAVSGEEDSQLYRYYAKTFETTGEFISSQCCVSCREHDPHLYDAEVATPLHYAACWGHEECVRILLEHNAPVNVVNNDGYAPLHMGAGFAGVTELLIKHGALVNAKTLSDGKTALHVAIESKCVESARLLLQTNININDTDDDGETPLMAAIACSMLDVAEELVKRGARINIQDKQNHTALQYAVRGRHCQMAKLLLERGARRLASQHLLHLAVESDVTELVELLLQYGESLSVRNPNNYTPIMLAIHLGRHEMLEYLLNAAEEQRKLGLYSDVNDEGLVLFSVQQRVWVKEFSRILRVLLAKLPSARKDFYGSCAPTIVCGLIYCQSPLSRAINLNRLEVAEFLIHEGCNLAQICRSHVVNELRSNCTPTRLAFARLLCNAGFQFPHKHRPLRKDWPPARLEFEREMCLFGTQPRSLQTIARLEIRRSILRCLQTRPEVQERYLPTQERSSLGRIVDEFAIPATLKRYLSDFDELPLVRGMEPVDIPVVRCTEFWD is encoded by the exons ATGCTGTCCTACGACCTCAACGAACGCCTGCTAACCGCCGTCCAGAGCGGAGATTTCGAGCAGGCTCTGGGCTGCATCATGCAAGGTGCCCAGGCCTCGTATGTATCGCCCACTTGCGGACGCACTGCCGTAGGCACGGCGGCCATCCTGGGCGATGCCGAGCTGTTGGAGCTGCTGCTTCAATCCTGCGAGGAGCCCGAGCTGAATGCCTTTCATCAGT CGAACACGGATAGCCTCGAGATCGAGAGGACGCCCGAGGGTATGGAGAAACTGGAGTGGGTGGATGAGTTCGAGAATAGTGCGGAGAATGGAGCGGTCAGCGGCGAAGAGGATAGCCAGTTGTATCGGTATTATGCGAAAACCTTCGAAACCACCGGAGAGTTCATATCATCCCAGTGCTGTGTCTCCTGTCGCGAACATGATCCGCATCTCTACGATGCCGAGGTGGCCACTCCGCTGCACTACGCCGCCTGCTGGGGCCACGAGGAGTGTGTGCGCATCCTGTTGGAACACAACGCACCCGTCAATGTCGTCAATAACGATGGATACGCGCCGCTCCATATGGGTGCCGGTTTCGCCGGTGTCACCGAGCTACTGATCAAGCACGGAGCCTTGGTGAATGCCAAAACCCTGAGTGATGGCAAGACCGCTCTTCATGTGGCCATCGAAAGCAAGTGTGTGGAATCTGCCCGTCTACTGCTCCAAACGAACATCAACATCAATGACACGGATGATGATGGCGAGACGCCTCTGATGGCGGCCATCGCCTGCAGCATGTTGGACGTAGCTGAAGAGCTGGTGAAGCGAGGTGCTCGCATCAATATCCAGGACAAGCAGAACCACACGGCCTTGCAGTACGCGGTGAGGGGTCGTCACTGCCAGATGGCCAAGTTGCTCTTAGAGCGCGGAGCACGGCGCCTGGCCTCCCAACACCTGCTTCATCTCGCAGTTGAGTCCGACGTGACGGAACTGGTGGAGCTCTTGCTGCAGTACGGCGAGAGTTTGTCCGTAAGGAATCCCAATAACTACACACCCATCATGCTGGCCATCCATCTGGGGCGTCACGAAATGCTGGAGTATCTGCTGAACGCGGCTGAGGAACAGCGCAAGCTCGGACTCTACTCGGATGTCAACGATGAGGGCTTGGTTCTGTTTTCCGTGCAGCAGAGAGTATGGGTTAAGGAGTTTAGCCGCATACTGCGTGTATTGCTCGCCAAACTGCCCAGCGCTCGTAAGGATTTCTATGGCTCCTGTGCTCCGACAATCGTTTGTGGCCTGATTTACTGCCAATCTCCGTTGTCCAGGGCCATCAACCTGAACCGCCTGGAGGTGGCCGAATTCCTCATCCACGAGGGCTGCAATCTGGCGCAGATTTGCCGGTCGCATGTGGTGAATGAGCTCAGATCGAATTGCACACCAACAAGATTGGCCTTTGCCAGGTTGCTAT GTAACgctggcttccagtttccgcACAAGCACCGACCGCTGCGCAAGGACTGGCCACCAGCACGGCTGGAATTCGAGCGGGaaatgtgtttgtttggcaCCCAGCCACGCTCCTTGCAGACCATCGCTCGCCTGGAGATTCGTCGGAGTATCCTGAGATGCCTGCAAACGCGGCCGGAGGTGCAGGAAAGATATCTTCCCACTCAGGAGCGGTCATCGCTGGGCAGGATCGTGGATGAGTTCGCCATACCCGCCACTTTGAAACGCTACCTCAGCGACTTTGACGAATTGCCGCTGGTGCGGGGTATGGAACCGGTCGATATACCTGTTGTTAGATGCACTGAGTTTTGGGATTGA
- the LOC6738944 gene encoding eukaryotic translation initiation factor 3 subunit H: protein MANRANRHAARTEDSDNTINYVQCDGLAVMKMVKHCHEESSNMDLAQGALLGLVVDKCLEITNCFPFPKSGDETMDEEMYQLTVMRRLRRVNVDHLHVGWYQSSDVGNSLSMALLESQYHYQTSIEESVVVVYDTQKSSRGFLCLKAYRLTPQAIQMYKDGDFTPEAFRTLKVGYENLFAEIPIVIKNSPLTNIMMSELNELLPEDKGHNFLDLGTATVLENQMRSLIERVDELYQEAVRYNKYQQVVFKQDTEKHRALAKLAAENAVRTSKGEPTVPEEEVIKQFRPMTAPNRLTATITSGQINTHAQHIAQFCSQSLAKLFITESLQIAKEAKETK from the exons ATGGCAAATCGCGCTAATCGTCATGCTGCCCGCACCGAGGATTCGGATAATACCATTAACTACGTCCAATGCGACGGACTG GCCGTCATGAAAATGGTTAAGCACTGCCATGAGGAGTCGAGCAACATGGACCTCGCCCAGGGCGCCCTGCTCGGTCTGGTGGTAGACAAGTGCCTGGAGATCACCAACTGCTTCCCGTTCCCCAAAAGCGGCGATGAGACCATGGACGAGGAGATGTACCAGCTGACCGTGATGCGTCGCCTGCGTCGCGTCAACGTAGATCATCTCCATGTGGGCTGGTACCAGAGCTCCGACGTGGGCAACAGCCTGTCAATGGCTCTGTTGGAATCGCAGTACCACTACCAGACCAGCATTGAGGAGTCCGTCGTTGTCGTTTACGATACGCAGAAGTCATCCCGCGGATTCCTCTGCCTGAAGGCCTACCGTCTTACGCCGCAGGCCATTCAGATGTACAAGGATGGCGACTTCACTCCAGAGGCATTCCGTACCCTAAAGGTCGGCTACGAGAACCTCTTCGCCGAGATTCCCATTGTGATCAAGAACTCGCCGCTGACCAACATTATGATGAGCGAGCTGAACGAGCTGCTGCCCGAGGACAAGGGGCACAACTTCCTGGACCTGGGCACCGCCACCGTATTGGAGAACCAAATGCGCAGCCTGATCGAGCGCGTCGACGAGTTGTACCAGGAGGCAGTGCGCTATAACAAGTACCAGCAGGTGGTCTTCAAGCAGGATACG gAGAAGCACCGTGCTCTGGCTAAGCTGGCCGCAGAGAACGCCGTTCGCACATCGAAGGGAGAGCCCACGGTGCCAGAGGAGGAAGTGATCAAACAGTTCCGCCCCATGACTGCGCCCAACCGCCTGACGGCCACCATAACCTCTGGCCAGATCAATACCCACGCCCAGCATATCGCGCAATTCTGTTCGCAATCGCTGGCCAAGCTCTTCATCACGGAATCGCTGCAAATTGCCAAGGAAGCCAAGGAAACCAAATAG
- the LOC27207291 gene encoding UDP-galactose transporter senju, with product MSTNWRELFPTKLTFVIFLLYMSLFIGQGIFVTASQESNNSYGYNTVTVVLLTEVFKLIVSTCLYCRDNNLRSLVRDVQKDRNVLGLYMVPAFLYCLYNNLAFVNLATFDPTTYYLLLQLRVVVTGILFQIIFKKYLSQRQWISLILLTLGCMMKQVDFGSFYSDANDDSESAAIQHQLQSHNKTTAAGTNAHGKNMSGFDFSLSAVFILAQTICSCLAGVYNEYLLKDKGADVNIFVQNVFMYLDSIVCNAVILLLRGELIDAFSPQNLGSIMRFSVLIIIVNNAAIGIVTSFFLKYMNSILKTFASALELLFTAVLCYFLFSIPIYMNTALAIAVVSYAIYLYTQSPVVNMGKVRPLSTLSDATTKSTDKRKLLDEEAAESDLDMV from the exons ATGTCAACTAATTGGCGTGAATTGTTCCCCACCAAGCTCACATTTGTGATCTTCCTGTTGTACATGTCCCTATTCATAGGACAGG GCATCTTCGTCACAGCATCTCAGGAATCGAATAACTCCTATGGTTACAATACCGTCACGGTTGTGCTGCTAACCGAGGTTTTTAAATTGATAGTCTCCACCTGTCTGTACTGCCGAGA CAACAACCTACGCTCCCTAGTGCGCGATGTTCAGAAGGATCGCAATGTACTGGGATTGTACATGGTGCCCGCCTTTCTCTACTGCCTGTACAACAATTTGGCCTTTGTCAACTTGGCCACATTCGATCCCACCACCTACTATCTGCTACTGCAGCTACGTGTCGTTGTCACGGGCATACTATTCCAAATTATCTTCAAGAAGTACCTGTCGCAAAGGCAGTGGATCTCCCTCATACTGCTGACACTCGGCTGTATGATGAAGCAGGTCGATTTCGGCAGCTTCTACAGCGATGCGAATGATGACAGCGAGTCCGCAGCCATACAGCATCAGCTGCAGTCACATAATAAAACAACTGCCGCAGGGACGAACGCGCACGGCAAGAACATGTCCGGTTTCGATTTTAGCCTGAGTGCCGTCTTCATTCTGGCACAGACAATTTGCTCTTGTCTGGCAGGCGTTTACAATGAGTATCTTCTTAAAGATAAGGGCGCCGATGTGAATATCTTTGTACAGAATGTCTTCATGTACCTGGACTCGATTGTCTGCAATGCAGTCATCCTCTTGCTGCGCGGCGAGCTCATTGATGCCTTTAGTCCGCAGAATCTGGGCAGTATAATGCGCTTTAGCGTCCTAATCATCATTGTTAACAATGCGGCCATTGGCATTGTAACGAGTTTCTTCCTCAAGTACATGAACTCCATTCTAAAGACCTTCGCGAGCGCTCTGGAGCTGCTCTTCACGGCTGTCCTGTGCTACTTCCTCTTCTCCATACCCATTTACATGAACACCGCGCTGGCCATCGCGGTTGTATCCTACGCCATCTATCTCTACACCCAAAGCCCGGTGGTTAATATGGGCAAGGTGCGTCCGCTGTCCACTTTAAGTGATGCCACGACCAAATCAACGGACAAACGAAAGCTACTCGACGAGGAGGCGGCGGAATCGGACCTCGATATGGTGTAA
- the LOC6731041 gene encoding gametocyte-specific factor 1, with protein MSNCEYGICPYDKSHRILLFRMPKHIIKCEKNYRGPPLQTCKYNATHRVLNMEKHLKECDYYLRSIENHAVQIALSSRIPPKLEDGHDVDTSL; from the coding sequence ATGTCCAATTGCGAGTACGGAATTTGCCCTTACGACAAATCGCACCGCATCTTGCTGTTCCGGATGCCCAAGCACATCATCAAGTGCGAAAAGAACTACCGTGGACCGCCGCTGCAGACCTGCAAGTACAACGCCACGCACCGCGTCCTGAACATGGAGAAGCATCTGAAGGAGTGTGACTACTACCTCCGCAGCATCGAAAACCATGCGGTGCAGATAGCGCTTTCTAGTCGCATACCGCCCAAACTGGAAGATGGACATGATGTGGACACATCTCTTTAG
- the LOC6731042 gene encoding histone H3.3A → MARTKQTARKSTGGKAPRKQLATKAARKSAPSTGGVKKPHRYRPGTVALREIRRYQKSTELLIRKLPFQRLVREIAQDFKTDLRFQSAAIGALQEASEAYLVGLFEDTNLCAIHAKRVTIMPKDIQLARRIRGERA, encoded by the exons ATGGCACGTACCAAGCAAACAGCCCGTAAATCGACCGGAGGCAAGGCGCCCCGCAAGCAGCTGGCCACCAAGGCGGCCCGTAAATCGGCGCCATCCACCGGCGGAGTGAAGAAGCCACATCGTTACCGTCCTGGAACGGTGGCCCTGCGCGAGATTCGTCGCTACCAGAAGTCCACGGAGCTGCTCATCCGCAAACTGCCGTTCCAGCGTCTGGTGCGCGAGATAGCCCAGGATTTCAAGACCGATCTGCGCTTCCAGTCGGCGGCCATTGGAGCCCTACAG GAGGCCAGCGAGGCGTACCTGGTCGGTTTGTTCGAGGACACCAATCTGTGCGCCATTCACGCCAAGCGCGTCACCATTATGCCCAAGGACATCCAGCTGGCCAGACGCATCCGTGGCGAGCGGGCCTAA
- the LOC6731043 gene encoding uncharacterized protein LOC6731043 translates to MMGSRPILSLSWLLLLLCSTVCFAHPNLEIMKRMLDDMDDKAEPCHNFYNSSQKNLKWHAFATVSDQFQLLFDGIENEVFEKHSFEEKLQRLYKICSTMEGPSLLRYFELVKPGEDLDWPFLTPRGGEWPKEKFQWMEALARLRRYGYNDIMFGMSIRQDPNSGQPIVVFEKKYNFLFRFIESLQNIGLPPKLANEIAPLDNALKEMYKKDTRFEHYVSDAAPVKRISLRRLESYGVSLTKYLEIVFGRPFSPDFVVHVENLYYFRELQNLMTAVRSQVVANYLTARFSFYTMFTFMKHGASCVTTMRKSMEFASNLLFEERILGRKKLRSYQNQAGKIFDAIRQQLNIRLERNALELPPAKISLLQKKLNVLSLSIGNLPGKAGHRRFVTRYYKDLEFADDEELATAHLKVLEHRTRAELSLLDQPNFKDRRYMLHSYPISNFFFETAYEENGNTIYVAYDFLADASFDPDSHDIFKMTPLGVRFALEMLKSLDLFNCKHHKVNMLQMFDDNHIITAGDDCVSAWTQDNLLSERDQYLVALHLVHEAYFAEGSKFSQRQPNFTTMSLRELFFFRFGQSSFGKTLYSGSDFVEGGPPINSLTRLPDFVLAFNCLAPREQLTTNQQST, encoded by the coding sequence ATGATGGGGTCCAGACCGATCCTCAGCCTAAGCtggctgcttcttcttctgtGCAGTACAGTATGTTTTGCACATCCCAATCTGGAGATTATGAAGCGAATGCTAGATGACATGGATGATAAAGCCGAACCATGTCACAATTTCTACAACTCCTCCCAAAAGAATCTCAAGTGGCATGCATTTGCGACGGTGAGCGATCAGTTCCAACTCCTATTCGACGGAATTGAGAACGAGGTGTTCGAGAAGCACAGCTTCGAGGAAAAATTGCAGCGTCTATACAAAATCTGTTCGACCATGGAAGGACCCAGTCTTCTGAGGTATTTTGAGCTGGTGAAGCCGGGAGAAGATCTCGACTGGCCCTTTCTGACACCCCGAGGAGGCGAGTGGCCCAAGGAGAAGTTTCAGTGGATGGAGGCACTGGCTCGCCTCCGTCGGTACGGCTACAATGACATCATGTTTGGAATGAGTATAAGACAGGATCCGAACAGTGGCCAACCAATAGTGGTTTTTGAAAAAAAGTACAATTTTCTATTCCGTTTCATAGAGTCGCTGCAAAATATTGGTCTGCCACCCAAATTGGCAAATGAGATAGCGCCTCTGGATAATGCCCTAAAAGAAATGTACAAAAAAGATACGAGGTTTGAACACTATGTAAGCGATGCAGCGCCAGTGAAACGGATTAGTCTACGGCGGTTGGAAAGTTATGGGGTGTCCCTAACCAAGTATCTGGAGATCGTCTTCGGACGCCCCTTTTCGCCGGATTTTGTAGTGCACGTGGAGAATCTGTACTACTTTCGGGAGCTCCAGAATTTGATGACTGCCGTTCGGAGCCAGGTGGTGGCCAATTATCTTACGGCACGCTTCAGCTTCTATACAATGTTCACGTTCATGAAGCATGGAGCTTCATGCGTGACTACCATGCGCAAATCCATGGAATTCGCCAGCAATCTGCTGTTCGAGGAGCGAATTCTGGGACGCAAGAAGCTGCGTAGCTATCAAAACCAGGCCGGCAAGATCTTTGATGCCATACGCCAGCAGCTAAACATCCGGCTCGAAAGGAACGCCCTTGAGCTGCCGCCCGCTAAGATTTCCTTACTGCAGAAGAAGTTAAATGTCCTGAGCCTGAGCATCGGCAATCTGCCGGGAAAGGCGGGCCATCGACGTTTCGTTACCCGTTACTACAAGGATCTGGAGTTTGCGGACGACGAGGAACTTGCGACTGCTCACCTAAAGGTTCTGGAGCACCGAACGCGTGCCGAACTAAGCTTACTGGACCAACCGAACTTCAAAGACCGGCGATACATGCTCCACTCATATCCCATTTCAAATTTCTTCTTCGAAACTGCGTatgaggaaaatggaaatacgATTTATGTGGCCTACGACTTCCTGGCAGATGCTTCATTTGATCCCGACAGCCACGACATCTTCAAAATGACTCCCTTGGGAGTTCGCTTCGCCCTTGAGATGTTAAAAAGTCTCGATctatttaattgcaaacatCATAAGGTCAATATGCTCCAAATGTTCGACGATAACCACATTATTACCGCCGGCGATGACTGTGTAAGCGCATGGACCCAAGACAATTTGCTTAGCGAACGCGACCAGTACCTCGTTGCGCTCCATTTGGTACACGAAGCCTACTTCGCAGAAGGTTCCAAGTTCAGCCAGAGGCAGCCCAACTTCACCACCATGTCTCTGAGGGAATTGTTCTTCTTCAGATTTGGCCAGAGTTCCTTCGGGAAAACCCTGTATTCCGGCAGCGATTTCGTCGAGGGCGGTCCGCCCATAAATTCCCTGACAAGACTGCCTGATTTTGTCCTGGCCTTCAACTGCTTGGCTCCACGGGAGCAGCTCACCACCAACCAGCAATCTACATAG